In a single window of the Bacillus clarus genome:
- a CDS encoding spore coat protein, with the protein MDCMKELMSCSYMLIYKIGEYMNEIQDEELKNILQQHLPYMLQAYNEQVNFQEGENIQHMTCTQIWPPFAEVDVEIERGNLGDSEIAICYISNLKRLALHFAQVAVDVANPEFRSFLENCFVKMNRYAYSVWQYVVKKEYKIEHIYENEKFA; encoded by the coding sequence ATGGATTGTATGAAAGAGTTAATGAGTTGTAGTTATATGCTTATATATAAAATCGGAGAATATATGAATGAAATACAGGATGAAGAGCTAAAGAATATATTGCAGCAACATTTACCGTATATGTTACAAGCATATAATGAGCAGGTGAATTTCCAAGAGGGGGAAAATATTCAGCATATGACTTGTACACAAATATGGCCTCCTTTTGCGGAAGTAGATGTAGAAATCGAAAGAGGGAATTTAGGTGATAGTGAAATTGCTATTTGTTATATTTCAAATTTAAAAAGATTAGCTTTGCATTTTGCTCAAGTTGCGGTAGATGTTGCGAATCCTGAATTCCGCTCTTTTTTAGAAAATTGTTTTGTAAAAATGAACCGTTATGCATATAGTGTTTGGCAATATGTTGTGAAGAAGGAATATAAGATTGAACATATATATGAAAATGAGAAGTTCGCGTAG
- a CDS encoding SDR family oxidoreductase, with product MELGLFGKTALIVASSQGLGRAIATELVKEGTNVMLLSRNKDTLASLQKELQTLHKGNVMYTVCDVTNKENIKHSIQYTVETYGTIDILVNNTGGPKPGTFEQLTDADWYNSFELNLLSYVRIIREILPYMKEKGGKIINIASSSIKEPIPGLLLSNTFRTGITGLAKTLASELAPYNILINTLAPGRIATDRVAALDEAAAEIRGISAKDVQTHYESIIPLGRYGQPTEFATFATFLVSNANTYMTGQSFLVDGGMVKSL from the coding sequence ATGGAACTTGGATTATTTGGAAAGACAGCTCTTATCGTCGCTTCAAGTCAAGGGCTAGGAAGAGCGATTGCAACAGAGCTTGTAAAAGAAGGAACAAATGTTATGCTACTCAGCCGCAATAAAGATACATTAGCGTCGTTACAAAAGGAATTACAAACTTTACATAAAGGGAATGTTATGTATACAGTTTGCGATGTGACAAACAAAGAAAATATTAAACACTCCATACAATATACCGTAGAAACTTACGGTACCATTGACATTTTAGTTAATAATACTGGTGGCCCTAAGCCTGGCACATTTGAACAATTAACAGATGCAGACTGGTATAACTCATTTGAACTTAACTTGTTAAGCTATGTTCGTATTATTCGTGAAATACTTCCATATATGAAAGAAAAGGGTGGGAAAATTATAAATATAGCTTCATCATCTATTAAAGAACCCATTCCTGGATTATTATTATCTAATACATTTCGTACTGGAATTACAGGATTGGCAAAAACTTTAGCATCTGAGCTTGCTCCATATAACATTTTAATCAATACGCTCGCACCTGGGCGCATTGCTACAGATCGCGTCGCTGCTTTAGATGAAGCAGCTGCTGAAATACGCGGCATTTCAGCAAAAGATGTCCAAACACATTATGAATCCATTATCCCTCTTGGCAGATACGGACAACCTACTGAATTCGCGACATTTGCTACATTCCTCGTTTCTAATGCAAATACGTATATGACTGGACAATCATTCCTTGTAGATGGTGGGATGGTTAAAAGTTTATAA
- a CDS encoding DUF456 domain-containing protein: MTVLLTTSIIICFIISFLAFIYPIIPGILALWAGYFIYHFGINDGELTTAFWIIQVLFTIIIFVADFIANGYFLKKYGSTKWGERIGMISIIVGSFFFPPFGLIIIPFLSVFVTELMHKKTPKDAFMVGIATVVGFLSSTVAKAILQFIMIIIFVCYIIF; the protein is encoded by the coding sequence GTGACTGTTTTATTAACAACTAGTATAATTATTTGTTTCATTATCTCATTTCTCGCATTTATCTATCCCATTATCCCTGGCATACTTGCCTTATGGGCTGGATATTTCATTTATCATTTTGGTATAAATGACGGAGAACTAACAACAGCTTTTTGGATCATACAAGTCCTCTTTACGATTATTATTTTCGTTGCTGACTTTATTGCAAATGGCTATTTCTTAAAGAAGTATGGAAGTACAAAATGGGGCGAACGTATCGGTATGATTTCTATCATTGTTGGGTCTTTCTTCTTTCCACCATTCGGCCTCATTATTATACCGTTCTTGTCTGTCTTTGTGACTGAACTCATGCATAAAAAGACGCCAAAAGACGCCTTTATGGTTGGAATTGCAACTGTTGTTGGATTTTTAAGTAGCACAGTAGCAAAAGCAATTCTACAATTCATTATGATTATCATTTTTGTTTGCTATATCATTTTCTAA
- a CDS encoding magnesium transporter CorA family protein — MLNIYLTDRNGKLQEIEEIQKGCWINVLHPTEEEIQFLVQTLNVELDFIKDPLDDEERSRIEKEDDNALIIVDIPTVRHDEEGNSIYDTIPIGMIVMPECFVTICLEENPIFERFINQRIKEFYTFKKTRFALQLLYTISTYYLRYLKQINRKTIDLEHQLNKSMKNKEIFTLLGLEKSLVYFTTSLKANKIVIQKLMRNSTFLKMYEDDQDLLEDVLIENKQAIEMAEIYSHILSGMMNTFSSVISNNLNSVMKLLTSITIILSLPTMVSSFFGMNVAIPLEGNPHGFVIVMIICATLSCTLAFIFWKKRYF, encoded by the coding sequence ATGTTAAATATTTATTTAACAGACCGAAACGGAAAACTACAAGAGATTGAGGAAATTCAAAAGGGTTGCTGGATTAATGTACTTCATCCAACAGAAGAAGAAATTCAATTTTTAGTTCAAACTTTAAATGTTGAACTAGATTTCATTAAAGACCCCTTGGATGATGAAGAACGTTCTCGTATCGAGAAAGAAGATGATAATGCTTTAATTATCGTGGATATTCCGACAGTAAGGCATGATGAAGAAGGAAATTCCATATATGATACGATTCCAATTGGTATGATTGTTATGCCAGAATGCTTTGTTACCATTTGTTTAGAAGAAAATCCAATTTTTGAGCGCTTTATCAATCAGCGTATTAAAGAGTTTTATACATTTAAAAAGACGCGCTTTGCTCTTCAGCTCTTATATACAATTTCTACTTATTATTTAAGATATTTAAAACAAATCAATCGAAAAACAATCGACTTAGAGCATCAATTAAATAAGTCGATGAAAAATAAAGAGATTTTTACGTTACTAGGACTTGAAAAAAGTTTAGTCTACTTTACAACATCTTTAAAAGCAAACAAAATTGTAATTCAAAAGCTAATGCGTAATAGTACATTCTTAAAAATGTATGAAGATGATCAAGATTTGTTAGAGGATGTATTAATTGAGAATAAACAGGCAATTGAGATGGCTGAAATATATAGTCATATTTTAAGCGGAATGATGAACACATTTAGTTCGGTTATTTCTAATAATTTAAATAGTGTTATGAAACTGCTGACTTCTATTACAATTATTTTATCATTACCAACGATGGTTTCGAGTTTCTTTGGAATGAACGTAGCTATTCCACTTGAAGGTAACCCGCATGGTTTTGTAATTGTAATGATTATATGTGCAACATTATCTTGCACTTTGGCGTTTATTTTTTGGAAGAAACGTTACTTTTAA
- the cls gene encoding cardiolipin synthase has protein sequence MKHFIIIMLCLIGVFIWMNIDVEMGKKMTGGYEIGEIRYGNFQLYTNGEDLYKNLFDDINRSEKYVYMHFYIVGKDEVSREFLQLLEKKASHGVDVKLSVDRIGGYKVKKKVIQHLKTKGVKFTFSKKPKFKNLFYSLHQRNHRRMAIIDGKVSYIGGFNIGKEYLGEDPKFGPWRDYHMRIEGDGASDMEQKFAEDWQEDTGEKFPVHQNPFTAGHAKYQYVFSNGKGLWKEYGALLKQAKKSLIIATPYFVPSEEMMQGLKDALGRGVCVKILVPFKSDAVLLKQVAYPYLKKMLDAGAEIYQYRNGFFHGKVTIIDDEIVDVGTANFDNRSFYLNTESNCFIYDKAVVANVWSRLQEDFHKSKRFSNKDFEKISSWDWFLARIANVLASYL, from the coding sequence ATGAAGCACTTTATCATTATAATGTTGTGTCTCATAGGTGTATTCATATGGATGAACATCGATGTAGAAATGGGGAAAAAAATGACTGGTGGATATGAAATAGGGGAAATCCGATATGGGAATTTTCAATTATATACAAATGGAGAAGATTTATACAAAAATTTATTTGATGATATAAATCGTTCAGAAAAATATGTATATATGCATTTTTATATTGTAGGTAAAGATGAAGTGAGTCGAGAGTTTTTGCAGTTATTGGAGAAAAAAGCATCACATGGTGTAGATGTGAAATTGTCAGTAGATCGGATAGGTGGATATAAAGTTAAGAAAAAAGTAATTCAGCACTTAAAAACAAAAGGTGTAAAGTTTACTTTCAGTAAAAAGCCTAAATTTAAAAATTTGTTTTATTCCTTACATCAACGCAATCATAGGCGTATGGCTATCATAGATGGGAAAGTATCATACATAGGTGGTTTTAATATTGGGAAGGAATATCTTGGTGAAGACCCTAAATTTGGTCCATGGCGTGATTATCATATGCGCATTGAGGGGGATGGTGCGAGTGATATGGAACAAAAATTTGCAGAAGATTGGCAGGAAGATACGGGGGAAAAGTTTCCTGTGCATCAAAATCCATTTACGGCAGGACATGCGAAATATCAATATGTATTTTCAAACGGAAAAGGCTTATGGAAAGAGTATGGGGCACTATTAAAGCAGGCTAAAAAATCTTTAATTATTGCCACGCCATATTTTGTGCCAAGTGAAGAAATGATGCAAGGTTTGAAAGACGCATTAGGGCGAGGGGTATGTGTGAAAATTCTCGTTCCTTTTAAGAGTGATGCCGTATTGTTAAAGCAGGTTGCTTATCCTTATTTAAAAAAGATGTTAGATGCTGGTGCGGAAATTTATCAATACCGAAATGGATTTTTTCATGGGAAAGTGACGATAATTGATGATGAAATCGTTGATGTTGGCACCGCCAATTTTGACAACAGGAGTTTTTATTTGAATACGGAATCGAACTGTTTTATATATGACAAAGCAGTGGTTGCAAATGTATGGAGTCGATTACAAGAAGATTTTCATAAATCGAAACGTTTTTCTAATAAAGATTTTGAGAAAATTAGTAGCTGGGATTGGTTTCTAGCAAGAATAGCAAATGTTCTAGCATCATATTTATAA
- a CDS encoding YjcZ family sporulation protein translates to MGFAHGNGFALLVVLFILLIIVGAACFC, encoded by the coding sequence ATGGGCTTTGCACACGGAAATGGATTTGCGTTACTAGTCGTATTATTTATCCTCTTAATTATCGTCGGTGCTGCTTGCTTTTGCTAA
- the csaA gene encoding chaperone CsaA gives MANFEDFLNLDLRIGTVREAEEFKGARVPAIKLEIDFGELGIKQSSAQITKRYNPEDLIGQQVVAVVNFPPKRVAGFKSEVLVLGGVPEQGDVVLLQPHVEVPNGTKIS, from the coding sequence ATGGCTAATTTTGAGGATTTTTTAAACTTAGATTTACGAATCGGAACGGTAAGGGAAGCAGAGGAATTTAAAGGAGCGCGTGTTCCTGCAATTAAGCTAGAAATTGATTTTGGAGAGTTAGGTATCAAACAATCCAGCGCTCAAATTACGAAGAGGTATAATCCAGAAGATTTAATTGGTCAACAAGTGGTCGCTGTTGTGAATTTTCCACCAAAGCGTGTTGCTGGTTTCAAATCGGAAGTGCTTGTATTAGGGGGAGTTCCAGAACAAGGAGATGTCGTTTTGCTTCAGCCTCATGTAGAAGTACCAAATGGAACTAAAATTAGTTAG
- a CDS encoding hemolysin family protein, which produces MDILNIFLIFILILISGFFVASEFAVVKVRKSRIDQLANEGNKQALAARSVVSNLDVYLSACQLGITITSLGLGWLGEPTVEHLLRPLFEKINITGAMANTLSFIIAFSVITFFHVVLGELVPKSFAIQKAEAITLKFAKPLIWFDKIMYPFIWLLNSTAVFFTKLFGLEPAKENELAHSEEELRLILGESFKSGEINQTEYKYVNNIFEFDDRVAKEIMVPRTEMVCLSTENTLEENMNIVAAEKYTRYPVIEKDKDDIIGMINTKEVFHDQTKGIHKPLEAYIHPVLTVFETVPIRKTLIHLQKNRVQMAIVMDEYGGTAGLLTMEDILEEIIGEIQDEFDADESPMIEKRTPKLTVLDGKVLISEVNDMFGLHIDDSDLDTIGGWLLSQAIDLNIEPGYSIEYAGFQFKALELDGHQIKKVAVHKLDHIKEL; this is translated from the coding sequence TTGGACATATTAAATATTTTTCTCATTTTTATACTTATCCTCATTTCTGGCTTTTTCGTTGCATCTGAATTTGCGGTTGTAAAGGTGCGAAAAAGTCGAATCGACCAGCTTGCAAATGAAGGTAATAAGCAAGCATTAGCTGCGAGAAGCGTTGTATCTAACTTAGACGTTTATTTATCCGCTTGTCAGCTCGGTATTACTATTACTTCTTTAGGACTTGGTTGGCTTGGTGAACCGACTGTAGAACATTTGCTGCGACCGTTATTTGAAAAAATCAATATTACTGGCGCAATGGCTAATACGTTATCTTTTATTATCGCCTTTAGCGTTATTACTTTTTTCCATGTTGTACTAGGGGAACTTGTTCCCAAGTCTTTCGCTATTCAAAAAGCAGAAGCCATTACATTAAAATTTGCTAAACCACTTATTTGGTTTGATAAAATTATGTATCCGTTCATTTGGTTATTGAATAGTACAGCCGTATTTTTCACAAAATTATTCGGTTTAGAACCTGCAAAAGAAAATGAACTTGCTCATTCCGAAGAAGAATTACGACTTATTTTAGGGGAAAGTTTTAAAAGTGGTGAAATTAATCAAACCGAATATAAATATGTAAATAATATTTTTGAATTTGATGATCGTGTTGCCAAAGAAATTATGGTACCTCGAACAGAAATGGTTTGTTTATCTACTGAAAATACGTTAGAAGAAAATATGAACATTGTGGCAGCTGAAAAATATACTCGCTATCCAGTTATCGAAAAAGATAAAGATGATATTATCGGGATGATAAATACAAAAGAAGTTTTTCATGATCAAACGAAGGGTATTCACAAACCTTTAGAAGCTTACATACATCCAGTATTAACTGTCTTTGAAACAGTTCCAATTCGAAAAACATTAATACACCTTCAAAAAAACCGCGTCCAAATGGCTATTGTAATGGACGAATATGGCGGAACTGCTGGGCTTTTAACAATGGAGGATATTCTTGAAGAAATCATCGGAGAAATTCAAGACGAATTTGATGCAGATGAATCGCCAATGATTGAAAAACGTACACCGAAGCTTACTGTACTAGATGGAAAAGTGCTCATTTCTGAAGTAAATGATATGTTTGGTTTACATATTGATGATAGCGATTTAGATACGATTGGTGGCTGGCTTCTTTCTCAAGCAATTGATTTAAATATTGAACCTGGATATTCCATTGAGTATGCTGGTTTTCAATTTAAAGCATTAGAGCTTGACGGTCATCAAATTAAAAAAGTTGCTGTTCATAAATTAGATCATATAAAGGAGTTATAA
- a CDS encoding permease translates to MELFQLPKAFLQMNTIFISILIEALPFVLIGVFISGFIQMFVTEDMVAKWMPKNRFLSVLLATFLGMMFPGCECGIVPIVRRLIGKGVPPYAGIAFMLTGPIINPVVLFATYVAFGSSMHMVWYRSIVAIVVAIIVGIILSFMFKEHQLRDDRFPEVNHKRPLRKKMWDVCTHAVEEFFSMGKYLVLGALIAAAVQTFVQTSTLLAIGQGPFSSSAVMMGLAYILSLCSEADAFIASSFQSTFSTASLVAFLVYGPMVDIKNMFMMLATFKTKFVIVVIATVTLVVYASSLLIYAMGW, encoded by the coding sequence ATGGAATTGTTTCAGTTACCGAAAGCATTCCTGCAAATGAATACAATCTTTATCTCGATATTAATTGAGGCACTACCATTTGTGCTGATTGGTGTATTTATTTCAGGATTCATTCAAATGTTTGTGACAGAAGATATGGTGGCAAAGTGGATGCCGAAAAACCGATTTTTGTCCGTGTTATTAGCTACTTTTCTTGGTATGATGTTTCCAGGATGTGAGTGTGGTATCGTTCCGATTGTTAGACGTTTAATTGGAAAAGGTGTTCCACCGTATGCTGGAATTGCATTTATGTTAACCGGACCTATCATTAATCCGGTTGTATTATTTGCGACATATGTTGCCTTTGGAAGTAGTATGCATATGGTATGGTATCGTTCAATTGTAGCTATTGTTGTAGCGATTATCGTTGGAATTATATTATCATTTATGTTTAAAGAACATCAATTAAGAGATGATCGCTTCCCAGAAGTGAACCATAAGCGTCCGTTACGAAAAAAGATGTGGGATGTTTGTACACATGCGGTTGAAGAGTTCTTCTCAATGGGGAAATATTTAGTATTAGGAGCGTTAATTGCAGCAGCAGTTCAAACGTTTGTACAAACTTCAACATTACTTGCTATCGGACAAGGGCCGTTTTCTTCATCAGCTGTTATGATGGGTCTTGCCTATATTTTATCACTATGTTCAGAGGCGGATGCATTTATTGCATCTTCGTTCCAAAGTACATTTTCAACAGCGTCGCTTGTCGCGTTCCTCGTTTATGGACCGATGGTGGATATTAAAAATATGTTTATGATGCTTGCGACATTTAAAACGAAATTTGTAATTGTTGTGATAGCTACAGTTACACTTGTTGTTTATGCAAGCTCACTACTCATTTATGCGATGGGGTGGTAG
- the brnQ4 gene encoding branched-chain amino acid transport system II carrier protein BrnQ4 codes for MKGRLRPGDTVAIGLMLFALFLGAGNLIFPPVLGQQAGENVWIATIGFLVTGVGLPLLAVTAVAFVEGDLKALSSRVHPIFAFIFPLISYLAIGPFFAIPRTGAVSFEMGMKPFLSEAMVSEWYMLFIYTAVFFGITWYLSLNPSKLVDWFGKFLTPLLVLIVAVIVGKAIIDPIGTPAAPLDAYKENAFFGGFIQGYLTMDAISALVFGIVVVQVIRSKGIKESAQIAKITIVSGIIAVLGLTLIYLSLAYLGSTSTSLGVSENGGLILTNVVNELYGTSGKILLGLVITLACLTTSVGLTSACAGFFTNLFPKLSHKMIVTMVCVFSLFVSNLGLTQLITVTLPVLMIIYPVAIVLIVLSYFHKWIGKRNTIYMGAILGALLISVFNGLESANIKIDAISNVLQMLPLYKEGIGWLLPSCIGGVLGFFFYKSNESGELQKKGA; via the coding sequence ATGAAGGGACGATTAAGGCCAGGTGATACGGTAGCGATTGGTTTAATGTTATTTGCGTTATTTTTAGGGGCAGGAAATTTAATCTTTCCGCCAGTGTTAGGTCAACAAGCAGGAGAAAATGTTTGGATTGCCACGATTGGATTCCTTGTAACAGGAGTCGGACTTCCTCTGTTAGCGGTCACAGCTGTCGCTTTTGTAGAGGGGGACTTGAAAGCGTTATCCTCTAGAGTACACCCTATATTTGCATTTATTTTCCCACTGATTAGTTATCTGGCAATTGGACCATTCTTTGCGATTCCGCGTACAGGAGCTGTTTCGTTTGAAATGGGGATGAAGCCGTTTTTATCGGAAGCAATGGTTTCAGAATGGTACATGCTGTTTATTTATACGGCAGTTTTCTTTGGAATAACTTGGTACTTATCATTAAACCCGTCGAAATTAGTTGATTGGTTTGGAAAGTTCCTTACTCCATTGTTAGTATTAATTGTTGCTGTTATTGTTGGAAAGGCAATTATTGATCCAATTGGGACACCTGCTGCACCATTAGATGCATATAAAGAAAATGCATTCTTCGGTGGATTTATTCAAGGATATTTAACGATGGACGCGATTAGTGCACTTGTATTTGGAATTGTTGTTGTACAAGTTATTCGCTCAAAAGGAATAAAAGAGAGCGCGCAAATCGCCAAAATAACAATTGTATCAGGAATTATTGCTGTATTAGGTTTAACGTTAATTTATTTATCACTTGCTTATCTCGGTTCAACAAGTACATCACTTGGTGTTTCGGAAAACGGTGGTCTTATATTAACAAATGTGGTGAATGAGTTATATGGAACGAGTGGTAAAATTTTATTAGGGCTTGTTATTACGCTTGCTTGTTTAACAACTTCGGTTGGATTAACATCTGCGTGCGCAGGGTTCTTTACAAACTTATTTCCAAAACTTTCACATAAAATGATTGTGACAATGGTATGTGTGTTTAGTTTATTTGTATCGAATTTAGGATTAACACAACTAATCACAGTAACTTTACCGGTGTTAATGATTATTTATCCAGTTGCAATTGTATTAATTGTACTGTCATACTTCCATAAATGGATCGGGAAGCGTAACACAATTTATATGGGGGCAATTTTAGGTGCTTTGTTAATTAGTGTATTTAATGGATTAGAAAGTGCGAATATAAAAATTGACGCAATCTCAAATGTACTACAAATGTTACCTTTATATAAAGAAGGAATAGGTTGGTTATTACCATCATGTATTGGCGGGGTTCTCGGCTTCTTCTTCTATAAATCCAATGAATCAGGTGAGTTGCAAAAGAAAGGTGCGTAA
- a CDS encoding NAD(P)-dependent oxidoreductase, with protein MKVCILGATGRVGSQIMKFALQDDSYDVTVLARDSNRIEMAHENLQVIEGNVLNENDLKKVLKGVNIVISALGTDGNGTLTKSMPNIIKGMEEEGIHKILTIGTAGILQARTNPSIYRFQSKESKRKTTTAAEDHLGAYEALENSKLCWTIVCPTHLIDGDVTGVYRIERDMLPEEGAKITVGDTAHFTWELRNKSTYENSRVGIAY; from the coding sequence ATGAAAGTATGTATATTGGGAGCAACAGGTAGAGTAGGTTCACAAATCATGAAATTCGCATTGCAAGATGATTCATATGATGTAACAGTGTTAGCTCGTGACTCGAACAGGATCGAAATGGCGCATGAAAATTTACAAGTTATAGAGGGCAATGTATTGAATGAAAACGATTTGAAGAAAGTTTTGAAAGGAGTAAATATTGTTATAAGTGCTCTTGGGACTGATGGAAATGGGACATTAACAAAGAGTATGCCAAATATTATAAAGGGTATGGAAGAAGAGGGGATTCATAAAATACTTACCATTGGAACAGCAGGTATTTTACAGGCTCGAACGAATCCGAGTATATATCGCTTTCAATCTAAGGAGTCAAAAAGAAAAACGACAACAGCTGCGGAAGATCATTTAGGTGCCTATGAAGCATTGGAGAACAGTAAATTATGTTGGACGATTGTTTGTCCGACACATTTAATCGATGGTGATGTAACAGGAGTATATCGAATAGAGAGGGATATGTTACCAGAGGAAGGAGCAAAAATTACAGTTGGAGATACTGCTCATTTTACATGGGAGTTAAGAAATAAAAGTACATATGAAAACAGTAGAGTAGGAATTGCATATTAA
- a CDS encoding TIGR03943 family putative permease subunit, translated as MFRAYILLGFTILIAQLHISGNITRYINMKYAYLSTTAAIILGFLTFVQIIIVFQKEHQKEKEKEKEQHNCGCDHSHCGHDHSKDENTWWKRVFSYTLFCFPIISGLFFPIATLDSDIVKAKGFHFPVAQAESTDPFMTRQFLRPDTSIYYGKEGYRGVMEKGKKEYVTKDNIALKDEDFLKGMETIYNYPGEFTGKTLSFKGFVFRDDSSQKEQYFLFRFGIIHCVADSGVYGMLVKKPEGVEWKNDDWIQVEGQISTEFYQPFHANIPVLEITKWNKVEPPKEQYVFRGAD; from the coding sequence ATGTTTCGAGCATATATATTATTAGGTTTTACAATTTTAATTGCGCAACTTCATATTTCAGGTAATATAACAAGGTATATTAATATGAAGTATGCATATTTATCAACAACAGCAGCAATTATTTTAGGTTTTTTAACGTTTGTACAAATTATTATTGTTTTTCAAAAAGAACATCAGAAGGAAAAAGAAAAAGAAAAAGAACAGCATAATTGCGGTTGTGATCATAGTCATTGTGGGCATGATCATTCAAAAGATGAAAATACATGGTGGAAAAGAGTGTTTTCGTATACACTGTTCTGTTTTCCGATTATCTCTGGATTATTTTTCCCGATTGCAACATTAGACTCAGATATTGTTAAAGCAAAAGGATTTCATTTCCCAGTTGCACAAGCAGAAAGTACAGATCCATTTATGACAAGGCAATTCTTAAGACCAGATACGAGTATTTATTACGGAAAAGAAGGATATCGTGGTGTAATGGAAAAAGGGAAGAAAGAATATGTTACGAAAGACAATATTGCTTTAAAAGATGAAGATTTCTTAAAAGGGATGGAAACAATTTATAATTATCCAGGTGAGTTCACTGGTAAAACTCTTTCCTTTAAAGGATTCGTTTTCCGAGACGATTCTTCACAGAAAGAACAATATTTCTTATTCCGCTTTGGGATTATTCATTGCGTAGCCGATTCAGGTGTGTATGGCATGTTAGTGAAAAAGCCAGAAGGAGTAGAATGGAAAAATGATGATTGGATTCAAGTAGAAGGACAAATTTCGACTGAATTTTATCAACCATTCCATGCTAATATTCCCGTTTTAGAAATAACGAAATGGAATAAAGTTGAACCACCGAAAGAACAATATGTATTTAGAGGAGCCGATTGA
- a CDS encoding acyl-CoA thioesterase, giving the protein MTEIKGKTVNESRVFTTSRVFPTDLNDHNTLFGGKILAEMDMIASISATRHSRMECVTASMDWVDFLHPVRSTDCVSYESFVIWTGRTSMEVFVKVVAEDLISGNKRIAATSFVTFVALSKENNPVPVPRVIPETEEEKQLHEIAVLRAEQRHLRKAESKKIATLLNI; this is encoded by the coding sequence ATGACAGAAATAAAGGGAAAAACGGTTAACGAATCGAGAGTGTTTACAACAAGTCGTGTATTTCCGACAGACTTAAATGATCATAACACATTGTTTGGAGGAAAAATACTAGCTGAAATGGATATGATTGCTTCTATTTCAGCAACAAGGCATTCGAGAATGGAATGTGTGACAGCATCGATGGATTGGGTAGATTTTTTACATCCGGTTCGTTCAACAGATTGTGTGAGTTATGAATCTTTCGTTATATGGACAGGAAGAACGTCAATGGAAGTGTTTGTGAAAGTAGTAGCGGAAGATTTGATTTCAGGTAACAAACGTATCGCGGCGACGTCGTTCGTTACTTTTGTTGCACTTAGTAAAGAAAATAACCCTGTCCCAGTACCGCGTGTTATTCCAGAAACAGAGGAAGAGAAACAATTACATGAAATCGCTGTTTTACGTGCAGAGCAACGCCATTTGCGTAAAGCAGAGAGTAAAAAAATAGCAACCTTATTAAATATATAA
- the cbpA gene encoding cyclic di-AMP binding protein CbpA, translating to MRIKGNYVPKREVLFCSISITIGEALEHLNKTGYRCVPVLDEKKEKFLGNVYKVDILEYKGSLDDNLLKLLNDQDGYVREDSSFFKVFFTIKKLPYLSVVDEKGVFLGILTHKKVFELLEDAWGVHSSKYSVMIGTQDYNGAIQKLSTVLKKYTGIQSLMTFDNDALLVRRIMFTLGEEFKAEELETLLKDLEDHGFRVVYVEEMNNPREVETIE from the coding sequence ATGAGGATTAAAGGAAACTATGTGCCAAAAAGAGAGGTTTTATTTTGTTCCATATCAATTACGATAGGTGAGGCACTGGAACATTTAAATAAAACTGGTTATCGTTGTGTGCCAGTTTTAGATGAAAAGAAAGAGAAATTTTTAGGGAATGTATATAAAGTAGATATTTTAGAATATAAAGGATCACTAGATGATAATTTATTAAAATTATTAAATGATCAAGATGGTTACGTGAGAGAAGATTCTTCGTTCTTTAAAGTATTCTTTACTATCAAAAAATTACCGTATTTATCAGTAGTTGATGAAAAGGGAGTTTTCCTTGGGATTTTGACTCATAAAAAGGTGTTTGAGCTATTAGAGGATGCGTGGGGTGTTCACTCTAGTAAGTATTCGGTTATGATTGGAACACAAGATTATAATGGAGCTATTCAAAAACTATCTACCGTGTTGAAAAAATATACTGGTATTCAAAGTTTAATGACATTTGATAACGATGCCTTATTAGTGCGTAGAATTATGTTTACATTAGGAGAAGAATTTAAAGCGGAAGAATTAGAAACGCTGCTAAAAGATTTAGAAGACCACGGTTTTCGGGTGGTTTATGTAGAAGAAATGAATAATCCGCGTGAAGTTGAGACGATAGAATAG